Proteins from a single region of Malaclemys terrapin pileata isolate rMalTer1 chromosome 23, rMalTer1.hap1, whole genome shotgun sequence:
- the TYK2 gene encoding non-receptor tyrosine-protein kinase TYK2: MSLCQCAGKHSDSDMEGCCFSAGGGLKVYLHWSGEEEERCQTYTQGVLSAEEICIDIAQKIGITPLCYSLFALCDVQTRVWLPPNHVFEISKDTNLNLLFLMRYYFRNWHGMSDKEPAVYRNVPRQSDALEDKLQGGALLDKSSFEYLFEQGKYEFINDVVSLKDLQSEQEIHRFKNESLGMAVLHLSHMALQRGVSLEEVAKKTSFKGCIPRSFCRQIQQNNYLTKFRMRNVFRKFVQRFQRHTVSAGKLTEQDVMYKYLATLENLAPRFGSELFPVLSLETASEGEKGLLYINGGPAQLEDSCASSPRDRPATHEVLVTGTDGIQWRTVPVESAESHPHRGYFGRKTKAKELDPKGPCQPVERSEAKWVRFCDFQEITHIALEDCKVSINRQDNKCLELVLPSYETALSLVSLVDGYFRLTADSSHYLCHEVAPPRLVMSVLNGIHGPMQEEFVFTKLKREEQDGLYIIRWSILDFNRLILSVVKRDRGQAAPKYRQFRIQKRGSSFVLEGWEREFSTVRELMDVLKGCTLKSGDESFAVRRCCPPKPGEISDLIIARRVKDSTRPILNLTQLSFHQIRKNEITQRAHLGQGTRTNIYEGVLHVCGGAGGDDEAEYFSTEQNNNSREMHVVLKVLDPSHRDIALAFFETASLMSQVSHIHLAFVHGVCVRGSENIMVEEYVEHGPLDVLLRKEKGRVSVGWKIMVAKQLASALSYLEDKNLVHGNVCAKNILLARKGLEDGLLPFVKLSDPGVSFTVLSREERVDRIPWIAPECVQDVGSLSTAADKWSFGTTLLEICFDADVPLKERTPSEKERFYEKKHRLPEPSCKELAALISQCLTYAPSERPSFRTILRDLTQLQPHNLVDVTSVSPDFPVSDPTVFQKRYLKKIRELGEGHFGKVSLYCYDPTNDGTGEMVAVKSLKSGCSQQLLTSWKREIEILKTLYHENIVKYKGCCSEQGEKIVQLIMEYVPLGSLRDYLPKHNVSLAHILLFAQQICEGMAYLHSLHYIHRDLAARNVLLENENVVKIGDFGLAKAIPEGHEYYRVCEDGDSPVFWYAMECLKECKFYYASDVWSFGVTLYELLTRCDSSQSPPVKFIEMIGATQGQMTVLRLIELLDRGKRLPSPKDCPCEIYCLMKNCWESEASFRPAFKNLVPILKNFHEKYKAQAPSVFSVC; this comes from the exons ATGTCTCTGTGCCAGTGTGCGGGGAAGCACAGCGACTCAGACATGGAGGGCTGCTGCTTCTCGGCGGGCGGGGGCCTGAAGGTGTACCTGCACTGGAGcggtgaggaggaggagcggTGCCAGACCTACACGCAGGGGGTGCTGAGCGCAGAGGAGATCTGCATCGACATTGCCCAGAAAATCG GGATCACGCCGCTCTGCTACAGCCTCTTCGCGCTCTGTGATGTGCAGACCAGAGTCTGGCTCCCTCCCAACCATGTGTTTGAAATCAGCAAAGACACCAACCTGAATCTGCTCTTCCTCATGAG GTACTACTTCCGCAACTGGCATGGGATGAGCGACAAAGAGCCAGCTGTTTACCGCAACGTTCCCCGGCAGAGCGACGCCCTCGAGGACAAGCTGCAGGGCGGTGCGCTTCTGGACAAGTCGTCCTTTGAGTATCTCTTTGAGCAG GGGAAATACGAGTTCATTAATGACGTTGTGTCTCTGAAAGACCTTCAGAGCGAACAGGAGATCCACCGGTTTAAGAACGAGAGCTTAGGCATGGCTGTCCTTCACCTCTCTCACATGGCTCTCCAGCGAGGCGTCTCTCTCGAAGAAGTGGCCAAAAAAACCAG CTTCAAGGGCTGCATCCCGCGCTCCTTCTGCCGGCAAATCCAGCAGAACAACTACCTGACCAAGTTCCGCATGAGGAATGTCTTCAGGAAGTTCGTGCAGCGCTTCCAGCGGCACACGGTCAGTGCTGGGAAGCTGACGGAGCAGGACGTCATGTACAAGTACCTGGCCACCTTGGAGAACCTGGCCCCCCGCTTCGGGAGCGAGCTCTTCCCGGTCCTTTCCCTGGAGACGGCCTCTGAGGGCGAGAAGGGCCTGCTCTATATCAACGGAGGGCCCGCGCAGCTGGAGGACAGCTGTGCGTCATCTCCCAGGGACCGGCCCGCCACCCACGAAGTCCTGGTCACCGGCACCGACGGGATTCAGTGGCGGACTGTCCCTGTTGAG AGTGCAGAAAGCCACCCCCACCGGGGCTATTTTGGGAGGAAGACCAAGGCCAAAGAGCTGGACCCCAAAGGGCCATGTCAGCCAGTGGAGAGGAGCGAGGCCAAGTGGGTGCGCTTCTGTGACTTCCAGGAGATCACGCACATTGCCCTTGAGGACTGCAAAGTCAGCATCAACCGCCAAGACAACAAGTGCCTG GAGCTGGTTCTCCCGTCATACGAAACGGCCCTGTCCCTGGTGTCGCTGGTGGACGGCTACTTCAGGCTCACGGCCGACTCCAGCCACTACCTGTGCCACGAGGTGGCCCCGCCACGGCTGGTGATGAGCGTCCTGAACGGCATTCACGGGCCAATGCA GGAGGAGTTCGTCTTCACCAAGCTGAAGCGAGAGGAGCAGGATGGGTTGTACATCATCCGCTGGAGCATCCTCGACTTCAACAGGCTGATCCTGTCGGTGGTGAAGAGGGACCGAGGCCAG GCCGCCCCCAAGTATAGGCAATTCCGGATCCAGAAGAGAGGCAGCTCCTTCgtgctggagggctgggagcGGGAGTTCTCCACCGTGCGGGAGCTGATGGACGTTCTCAAAGGCTGCACGCTCAAGTCGGGAGATGAGAGCTTCGCCGTGAGGAGGTGCTGCCCACCGAAGCCGGGAG AGATTTCAGACCTGATCATCGCCCGGAGGGTGAAGGACAGCACCAGGCCGATCCTGAACTTGACCCAGCTGAGCTTCCACCAGATCCGGAAAAACGAGATCACCCAG agagctcaccTGGGCCAGGGCACCCGCACCAACATCTACGAGGGTGTGCTTCATGTTTGCGGGGGTGCTGGCGGGGACGACGAGGCCGAGTACTTCTCCACCGAGCAGAACAACAACAGTCGGGAGATGCACGTGGTACTCAAGGTGCTGGACCCCAGCCACAGGGACATCGCCCTG GCGTTCTTCGAGACGGCCAGTCTCATGAGCCAGGTCTCGCATATCCACCTGGCCTTCGTGCACGGCGTCTGCGTGCGGGGCTCTGAGA ATATCATGGTGGAGGAGTACGTCGAGCACGGCCCCCTGGATGTCTTGCTGCGGAAGGAGAAAGGCCGGGTGTCCGTCGGCTGGAAGATCATGGTCGCGAAGCAGCTCGCCAGCGCCCTGAGCTACTTG gaggACAAAAACCTGGTGCATGGCAACGTGTGCGCCAAGAACATCCTACtggccaggaaggggttggaggatGGGTTGCTGCCTTTCGTGAAGCTCAGCGACCCTGGGGTCAGCTTCACGGTGCTCTCCCGAGAAG AGCGAGTGGACCGGATCCCCTGGATCGCCCCGGAGTGCGTCCAGGATGTCGGCAGCCTCAGCACCGCAGCCGACAAGTGGAGCTTCGGCACCACCCTGCTGGAGATCTGCTTTGACGCGGACGTCCCGCTGAAGGAGCGCACCCCCTCTGAG aaaGAGCGCTTCTATGAGAAGAAGCACCGCCTGCCCGAGCCGTCCTGCAAGGAGCTGGCCGCCCTGATCAGCCAGTGCCTGACGTACGCCCCCAGCGAGCGGCCCTCTTTCCGGACCATCCTGCGGGACCTTACCCAGCTGCAGCCGCACA ACCTCGTCGATGTCACCTCCGTGAGCCCCGACTTCCCCGTCTCAGACCCCACGGTCTTTCAGAAACGCTACCTGAAGAAGATCCGAGAACTGGGGGAG GGTCACTTCGGCAAAGTGAGCCTGTACTGCTATGACCCCACCAACGACGGCACCGGGGAGATGGTGGCCGTGAAGTCGCTGAAGTCCGGCTGCAGCCAGCAGCTTCTCACCAGCTGGAAGAGGGAGATCGAGATCCTCAAGACGCTCTACCACGAGAACATTGTCAAGTACAAGGGCTGCTGCAGCGAGCAAG GGGAGAAGATCGTGCAGCTCATCATGGAGTACGTGCCCCTGGGCAGCCTGCGGGATTACCTGCCCAAGCACAACGTCAGCCTGGCCCACATCCTCCTCTTTGCCCAGCAAATTTGCGAG GGCATGGCTTACCTGCACTCCCTGCACTACATCCACAGGGACCTGGCTGCTAGGAACGTGCTGCTGGAGAACGAGAACGTGGTGAAGATTGGTGATTTCGGACTGGCCAAAGCCATCCCCGAAGGGCATGAATATTACCGCGTCTGCGAGGATGGAGACAGTCCCGTCTTCTG gTACGCCATGGAGTGCCTGAAGGAGTGCAAGTTCTATTACGCCTCCGACGTCTGGTCCTTCGGTGTCACTCTCTACGAGCTCCTGACACGCTGCgactccagccagagcccccctgtG AAATTCATCGAGATGATCGGCGCGACTCAGGGTCAGATGACCGTGCTGAGGCTGATCGAGCTGCTTGACAGGGGGAAGAGGCTCCCAAGCCCGAAGGACTGTCCTTGTGAG ATATACTGCTTAATGAAAAACTGCTGGGAATCCGAAGCTTCCTTCCGCCCAGCGTTCAAGAACCTCGTCCCCATCCTGAAGAACTTCCACGAGAAATACAAGGCTCAGGCCCCCTCGGTCTTCAGCGTGTGTTGA